Sequence from the Hamadaea flava genome:
GATCGGGCTCGACGTGCCGATCCGTGCCCTGGTCAGGGCGAACCTCGCCGCCAGGGTGGCGGCCTGGGCCAGCCGGACGGCCAACAGCGCCCGGTACGCCCCACGCCCACGCGTGTCGGCCAGCACGCCGCCGCCCCAGAGCTTGGCGACGCCGTCGTCCATGGTGAGGCCGGCCGAGCCGACCGCGCGCCCGTCGATCCGCGCCAGATACCGGAAGATCGTCCGCCCCGCACCGGCGGCGATCTGCTGAGCGAGCTCGGCGGCCTCGCCGGCGGCGAACTCGGGCGACGGCAGCGGCTGACCGAAGGCTTCCGCGGCCACCGCGTACGCCTCGGCGAGCTGCTCGGGCGTGTCCACGCGCTCGATCGTGACGTCGGCCGGGGCGGCCAGCTCCGGCAGTCCTTCGCTCAAGTCGTACGCGCAGATGTCGTGCTCGCCGACGATCTCGCTGCCCCGCCGGGTCAGCTCGTCGCCGAGATGGGCGGGCGTGGTCAAGGGATGGACGACGAACACGACGGCCTCGCCGCCGTTGGCGCCGGTCAGCCGCAGCGCCTGGGTCACCAGGCGGGCCGGGTCGGCGCCGTCGGCCCGCTGCACGGTGCCCTTGCCCTCATGGACCACGACGGTCACGTCGTCGCTGGTCGCGACGGTCGCGTCGTACGGCGTCCACACCCAGGCCGCCGCGGCGGCGAGGACCTCGTCGCGCAGCTCGTGTTCTCCCATGAGCGTGCATGCTGCCACAGCGGACGGTCATCTGGTGGCATCGCCGATCTTTCGCCGTATCCGGTCGCCGGGGTAGTCTCGCGGCACCCCGACTCCCCAGGAGCCGCCCGTGCCCCCCATCCGCTCGCGGCGCCTCGTCCCGGCGCTGCTCGGTGCGCTTGTCGCCGTCACCGTGCTGCTCACCGGTTGTACCGGGAGCCCGCGATCCGCGCCGCCCGGCCAGACCGAGCCGGCCTCGCCGACGCCGGAGCTCAGCAGCGCCGTGCCGTCGCCGTCGGCGGCCGAGTCCCCGTCGCCGAGCCCGACGCCGTCCCCGACCCGCAAGCCGTCGCCCAAGCCGAGCCCGACCAAGTCGCGTACGGAGTCCGGGGCGTTGTCGTGCAAGTCGACGGTCCCGCTCGTGCGCTCGCCGGCCAGCGGGCACGGCCCGGCCGGCTCGGTCAGCGTCACCGGTACGCAGAACGTGGCGCTCACCTTCGACGACGGCCCGGACCCGATCAACACCCCGAAGATGCTGGACATGCTCAAGCAGTGCGGGGTGAAGGCGACGTTCTGCCTGGTCGGCTTCCGGGCGCGGGACCATCCCGACCTCGTGCGCCGGATCGTCGCCGAAGGACACACGGTGTGCAACCACTCGTGGCAGCACCTGCTGGACCTGGCCGACGACAAGCGGACCGACGCGTACATCAAGCGGGACCTGGAGCACACCAACGAGGTCATCCACGCGGCCGCCCCGGACGCGAAGATCCGGTACTTCCGGGCGCCCGGCGGCAACTTCACGCCCCGGCTGGTGCAGATCGCCAAGGATCTCGGGATGACGTCGATCTACTGGTCGCTGGACCCGCGCGACTGGGAGAGCAGCAAGTACGGCACCGGGTCGTCGATGACCAACCACGTGATCAGCGCGGTGGAAAGCGGCGTACGCCCGGGGTCGATCGTGCTGTCGCACGACAACGGCAAGCCGACGACCATCGCGGCGTACCGGGTGCTGCTGCCGTGGCTCAAGGCCAGGTTCCGGCTGATCGCGTTGCCGACCGACACCTGAACATGATTAGGGGGACGCCCGCGTCCGGACGTCCCCCTGGGGGTGTACTTCGATCAGCTGTTGCTCATCGACGACAGGATCGTGCCGCAGCAGCAGCACAGGATGATCAGCGCCGGCAGACCCAGACCGAGGATCAGCGCGAGGGTCTTGTTCGGCGACTCCTGCGGGGTGGTGCCGATCGCGCCCGCGCCGAACGCCCACGGCGGCGACGCGTAGAAGACCTGCGCCTCACCGTAGCTGTTGTCGACGACGAGGCTGGCCTCGCCGACCTTCCACAGGTACGGGATCCAGATGGAGATGTGGTGCTGCCCCGGCGCGGCCGGGATAGCGTTGTCGCCCCACTGCAGCCGGTGCTGCTGGCCGTCGATGACCAGCCACGGCTTGAAGAAGGCGAACATGAACGCCAACCAGAAGTACTTGGTCGAGATCCGAATCATGAGCGCACACCCTAGTGCATCAATGCGAACGCGTGTCACGTGCGTCTCGCGCATTGGTGAAATCCCTGGCACAACCGAGTTTCCGGACCCTATAACTGTCGGGTGATCAAGTATCCGCGGACGCCGCACCTGGCCGGGTCACGTCTGCAACCAGGCGACCACGACCTCGCCCAGGCGCCGTTCGCCGCCGTACGCGGCCGTCACCTGGTCGTCGAGGAGAAACTCGACGGTGCCAACGCCGGGATCAGCTTCGACGCCGGCGGGCGGCTGCGGCTGCAATCGCGGGGGCACTACCTGACCGGCGGTCCCCGCGAGAAGCAGTTCGCCCCGTTGAAGTCGTGGGCGGCGACCGTCGCCGACCGGCTGCGCCCGGTGCTCGGCGACCGGTTCGTGCTCTACGGCGAATGGTTGTACGCCAAGCACACCGTGTTCTACGACGCGCTGCCGCACTACTTCTGCGAATTCGATGTGTTCGATGTGCGTACCAGTGAGTTCTTGAGCACGCCGCGCCGTCGCGAGTTGCTCGCGGGGCTGCCGATCACGAGCGTCCCGGTTCTGCGCGAAGGCCGCTTCACGGCGGCGAGCGAGCTGACCGCGCTGGTCGGGCCGTCCACCTGCCGGACCAGCGCGTGGCGCGAGAACCTGCGCGCGGCCGCCGTCGAGGCCGGGACCGACGCGGACCGGGTCGTCGCGGAGACCGACCGCGCCGACGACATGGAGGGCCTGTATCTGAAGGTCGAGGAGGGCGGCCAGGTGGTCGAGCGCTACAAGTGGGTGCGCGCGAGCTTCCTGACCGCCATCCTCGACTCCGGCACGCATTGGGCCGACCGCCCGATCGTGCCCAACCGGCTCGCCGACCCGGAGGCGCTCTATGCCCATCTTTGACGACCTGTGCCCGCGCGGTCCGGAATGGACGGTCGACTGGCCGCGGCTGCGCGCGGCGTTCGCGTGGCTGCGCCGCCTGGAAGGCGTCGAGCAGGACCCGCGCCACCACGCCGAGGGGGACGTGGCCACCCACACGCGGATGGCCGCCGAGGTGCTCACGTCGCTGCCGTCCTGGCGCGCGCTCGAACCGGACCATCGGGTCCGCCTGTTCGCGGCCGTGTTGCTTCACGATGTCGCCAAACCATTTTGTACGCAGACAGAGGCCGACGGGTCGGTGACGGCGCACGGGCATTCCCGGCGCGGCGAACTGCTGGCCCGGCGGCTGCTGTGGGAGCTGGACGCGCCACTCGGGTTCCGTGAGCACGTCGCGGCGCTGGTGCGGCACCACCAGGTCCCGTTCTGGGCCCTGGAACGCGACGATCTGGAGGAGATCGTCCTCCGGGTGTCGATCACGGCGCGCAACGACGACCTGGCGATGCTGGCCACCGCGGACATCCTCGGCCGGATCTGCGGCGACGCCTCCTCGGTGCTGGACAACATCGCGCTGTTCCGGGAGTACTGCGCCGACCTCGGCGTCCTCGACCGGCCGTGGCCGTTCGCCAACGATCACGCGCGGTACGCGTACTTCGCGACCCCGGGGCGCGATCCCCGCTGGGCGGCCTATGACGACACGACGTTCACCGTGACCGTGCTGTCGGGGCTGCCCGGCGTCGGCAAGGACCACTTCGTTTCCGGCCTGGATCTGCCGGTGATCAGCCTGGACGCACTGCGCGCGACGCTGGGCGTACGCCCGACCGCGCCGCAGGGGCCGGTGCTGGCGGCGGCCCGCTCGGCGGCGCGAACGCTGCTGCGGACCCGGACCCCGTTCGTGTGGAACGCCACGAACGTGTCCCGCCAAGTACGCGAGCAGATCGTCTCGCTCGCGGCCGGCTACGGCGCCCGCGTCCACGTCGTCTCCCTGGAGGCCCCGCCCGGTGTCATCTCGGCGCGCAACTCAGCGCGTACGTCGCCGGTGCCGGCCGCGGCCGTCGAGCGGATGATCGGCCGCTGGGAGACGCCCGACCTGACCGAGGCCCACGCCGTGTCCTGGATCGACACCCGAGTCTGACGGCTCTCGATGTCGGACGGCGCGCAGTGTCGGACGGCTTCCGGTGTCGGACCTGGGCGGTAGATTGGGATCATGGAGATCGTCCCCCGGTCCGGCTCGGGCGCGCTGATGCACCCCGTGCAGGAGTACGCCGACTTCACCGAGGCGTGGCTGCACAACCGGCGGCTGTCGGAGCACACGCGGGACGCGTACCGGCGGGACGTCACCTCGTTCCTGGCCTGGTGCGGCGAACACGACATCGACCCCCGGTCGGTCAAGTTCACCCACGTCAACGAGTACGCCCGCGCGCTGGAGGCGGCCGTCGACCCGCGTACCGGCAAGCCGCTCGCGCCGACCACGATCGCCCGCAAACTGTCCGGCCTGTCCAGCTGGTACGACTTCCTGCTCAAACTGGAGGCGGTCACCGCCAACCCCGTCGGCGGCGCGGACCGGCCGCAGGTCAGCCGCGACCACTCGACGACGATCGGGATGAGCCCGGCCGAGGTCGACGCCATCCTGCGGGCCGCCAAAGCGGACGGCGTCCGGGCGTACGCCATCATCGCCCTGCTCGCCGACCTCGGCCTGCGGGTCAGCGAAGTGTGCGGACTCGACCTGGACGACCTCGGCCACGAACGCGGGCACCGGACCATCCGGTTCGTCGGCAAGGGCGGCCGTCCCCGTCGCCGGGCGTTGGCACCTGGGACGGCGGCGGCGCTGGACGCGTACCTGGACTCGCGGGCCGCACTGGCGGGGGTCGCCGTCGACGAGCTGACCGGGCCGGTGTTCGTGACCACCACGGGCGCACCCGTCGACCGGCATGCCGTCAAGCGCCTCATCCCGCAGCTCGCCAAACGGGCCGGGATCCCCAGCGCCGAACATCTGTCGCCGCACTCCCTGCGGCACGCGTTCGCGACCACGGCCCGGGCTGAAGGCGTACCGCTGGAGGACGTGCAGGACGCGATGGGCCACGCCGACCCGCGAACGACCCGCCGCTACGACCGCGACCGGCACAACCTCGACCGCGATCCCTCGTACGCCATCTGGGCCGCGCGCGCTCGGCGTACTTCCTCCCCCTCCGCTGAGGCCGCGCCTGGAGCGCCGTCGGGAGACGCATGATCAGGGTCATTTCCCTGTCGCCGTGGCAACGTGGAAGTGACCCTGATCAAGATATGACCCGGTGAGGCGGTCGCCGGATCTGGCTTCCGGCGGCCACCCCACCCGGGCGTCTCTTCCTCGAGCGGCTACTTCGTGGGCCGCTGGTTCGGGCGGCTAGTCCTTGGGCAGCGCGAACTCGACCAGGTCCCGGTAGCGCTGAACAGCCTGCCGCAGCCGTTCGGTGTCGCCCTCGGCGTCCTCCCACTCGGACAGGGCCCGCTTCCGCTCCGCCAACGCCGCGGTGAGGCCCTCCAGAGCCTCGTCGGCGAGCGCCTGAGCATCCCGAGCCGCAGCCGCCGGATCGTCCACGAACCGCACCTGGACCTCGTGCCACCGGCTGCGCAGATTCTCCGCCGCCGTCGCGTCCCATAGGCCGGCCACGACCGGCAGCGGGTCCGCCACTGACCCGGCGTCCGTCGCTTCTGCCGCGACGGCCGCCGTTTCCTCCGCTACTTCCGCTTGCCCAGCGAACTCCCCAGCGTCGTCTGCTTCCCGAGCTGATTCCGCCGCGATCGGCTCGACGACAGCTGCTTGCACCGCAGTGTCTTCCACGGCGTCTTCCGCAGCGGCATCCTCCACCGTGGCGTCTCCCGCCGCGTCAGCGTCTTCCGCCGTTTCGTCAGCCGCGTCCGTCTCGGCGCTGGGCGCTTCCACCGCGTCGACGGCTTCGCCGGAGGCCACGTCGTCCGCCGCTTCAGTCTCAGCCGCTTCGGCTACAGGCTCGTCCACCTCGGCGACAGGTTCCTCCAGCTCGTCCGCACCGGACGACTCCGCACTAGGCGACTCTGCGCCCGGCGACTCCGCCAGGTCGGCCGCGTCGACCACCTCGGCCGTTTCCTCGGGTTCGCCGCCCGGTTCCTCGTCCCCGGACTCGGCCACGTCCTCGACGGCCGCGCCTTCGTCCGCCTCGTCTGTCACATCGTCTGTCACATCGTCTGCCGCGTCGGCCTCGCCGGCCGGCTCGTCCATGACGTCGCCATCGTCGGCCGCGTCCACGATGTCCGCCTCGCCGCTCGGCTCCACTGCGTCCGCTTCGTCGCCGGGCGACTCGGCTTCGTCGGCCTCCGCGGCCGGCTCCGCTACCGTGTCGGAGTCTTCCACCGCTGCGGCCTCGTCGGCCTCGGCTACCGGCTCATCGGTGGCAGTTTCGTCAGCCGATTCGTCTGATGCGTCAGCGATCTCGTCGGTGCTCTCCGCGTCCACCGATTCGTCGACCGGTTCGTCGACCGGTTCGTCTGTCGACTCGTCCGCTTCGTCGGCCGGCGACTCGGCGACGTCGGTCTCCGCGCTCGGTTCCGCGTCGTCGGCTGCCTCTGCGTCGTCCGCCTCCGCCGCGGAGGTCGGCGACTCCGCCAGGTCGGCCGCGTCGTCGTCCACTGCGGCGACCGTCGCGTCCACATCGGACGCATCGGGGCCTCCGGGAGCGTCGGTCGCGTCGTCGGCGGGTTCCCGCTGGGCGGGTACCACCAGGCGCTGCTCGTCGACCTCGGGGTCGGCTTCCGGCGCGGTGACGTGGTTGTCGATGTCGGCGGCGAAGTCGTCGATGACGTGCGGCTCCTCCTCCGGGTGATCCGAAGGCGCCAGCGGCCCCCGGATCTTGTCTGACTGCATAAGCCTTCCCCTTTCACACTGCGTCGGGGGACGCGGTGACTCGTGCCGCGTCGTGGTACGCGGCGAACAATGGGCCGCGTCGTGGGGGGCGCGGCGGGTCAGGGCCGCGAAGCCGGGCGACTTTCGGAGGTCGGCTGCGGCCGTTGAGGTGGTACGGGCTCCTCACCGAGCAGATCGGCGACAAGCTCGCGGTACTGCACTACCGCCTGCCGAAGTTCCTCGACGGACGCCTCGTGGCGGCGGGCGCGCTCGCTGATCTCGTGAGCCCGCCGGTAGGCCGAAAGCGTTCGGGCATGGTCGACGGACAGCTGCGCGACCTGGTCGTCGTAATCTCCGGTCGGGTACCCGATCTCACCCACGAGCCGGGTCACGACCTCGTCGGCGGCGCCGACGGAGTCCTCGGGCGCGTCGACGAATCGCGCCTGGACCTCCTGCCATTCGTCAGCGTATCTGCTTCGAGCGTCCGGCGTCAGTGGCCGAAGGTCGAGGTCGGCATGCCGACGTTGCCGTTCGAGCAACTCCTTCTCGGCCGCCGCCTTGCTGTCGTGTTCGGTGACCAGACGTTCGTACTCGTCGCCGAAGGTCGCCTGCAGTCTGCGACTGCGCTGGATCCGGACGGCGAAGACGGCGGCCGCCCCGAGGATGACGACGACCACGAGCAGAAGGATGACTTGTGCCGGTGACATGGCCTCTCCTTTCCGGTCGGGATCGCATACCCGGAGGATGGAGATTTCAATCCGGGTATGCGCGCCGTCCGAGGTGGAGCATGCTGAGAACATGACCGACCAGACGCGGGTGGCCCGAGCGTTCGCCGGTATCGCCCGCTGCGTCCTGGCGGAGTCGTCGGCCGCAGAGGTGTTGCAGGTCTTCGCCGACAGCTGTGCCGCGGCGGTGGGCGTACCGTCCGTCGGCGTGAGCGTCGGCCCGGTCGGTGACTGCCCGCACGTCATGGCCGCCTCGGACGAACGCGCGTACGTCCTGGAGGATGTGGCGGCCGGTGACGGGCCGACCCCGGCTCGCTACGTCCGCGCGTACGGGCGGTCGCTGGTCAACACGCGGCTGCTGCCGCACGACGGCCGGTGGCCGGCTGTCGCCGAGCGGGCGCTGGCGGCCGGCATCGGCCTGGTGACCGTGCTGCCGTTGCGGGACGCCGACGAGATCCTGGGCACCGTCACGCTGTACTGCGAGGACTGGGTCGGGCTGGAGGTACCCCGGATCGAGGTCGCCGAGGCGCTGGCCGTCACCGCGTCGGCCGTCCTGATCGAGGCTCGCCGCCGGGACGCCGCGGCTGCCCGCGCTCGGCGGCTGAGTGTGGCCCTCGACCAGCGGGTCCGGATCGAGCAGGCGGTCGGCCGGTTGGCCGAACGCTGGAACGTCACCCCGGACGAGGCGTACGAGCGCATGCGGCGGGACGCCGAGGAGCGCGATGTGCCGCTCGAGACTCTGGCACGGGAGGCGGCGGCCGTCGACCGCTGGTGACCTGATGACGTCCAGTGATCAACTCCGCGCCGCGATCCTTCTCGCCGCCGCGATGGCCGAGCACGAACGGCAATGTGCCGAACGGTCGCTGCGGTTCGCCGAGCGGCACGAGGGCCTCCTCGACACGGGGTCCGCCGAGCAACGCAAGCTGCACGAGCGGATGTCGGCCATCAATCGCGGCTCGGCCGAGCGTCACCTCGCCACCCGGCGGATCCATCTGGCCCACGCCGAGCGGCTGCGGAACTGGCGATTGGACGATCCGCTCGGCGTGGAGCCGTTCATGTCCGCGATGGCGGAGATCGTCGGCGCGCCGACCGCGCTGACCCTCGTCGGGAGCAGCCTGGCGCAGGCGTACGCCTCCGCCTCCGACGGGGTGGCCGAGGCCGCGCAGGATCTGGAGCTGATGCTCAGCGAGGGGCCGATGACCGATGCGGTCCGGGCGGGCGAGCCGGCGGTCGCCGAGGTGGGCAGCCGATCGGACGCGCAGCGCTGGCCGCTCTACCTGCCCGCGCTGGCCGACCTCGGCGTACGGGAGGTCATCGCGGTCCCCGTCGGGTCACGCTGGTCGCGCCTCGGCGCGCTGGCGGTGTTCGGCCCGGGGCATGCCGGAGCGATCGTGCGCCGACTGGGCCAGGTGGCCGACGCCCTGACCCAGTCGGTGCTGCTCGCGTCGGACAGCGCCGGCGGCTTTCCCTACCTGACGTTCTTCTCGGCCGGCTCGGGCCGCAGCACGATCCACCGCGCGGTCGGCATGCTCTGCGAGCGGATGGGCTGCGGCCCGGCGGACGCGCTGGCCCTGTTGCGGGCCCGCGCGTTCACCGCCGGGCTCGCGGTCGAGACCGTCGCCTCCGGGGTCGTCCGGCGCGAGATCACACTGGACTGACCTGCCGCTCGGGCAACGCCAGCTCCGGCCCCGCCCAGCGACGGCGCAGCCACCGGTCGTGCGAGGCGATGACGACCGCGCCGGGCGCGGTGCCCAGCGCCTGCTCCAGCTCGTCGGCCAGGGCCAGCGAGATGTGGTTGGTCGGCTCGTCCAGCAACAGCAGGTGCGGTGGCCGCGCCAGCAGCAACGCCAGCGCCACGCGCCGTCGCTGCCCCACGCTCAGCGCGCCCACCGGCCGGTCGAGATCACGCGGCGCCACGAGACCCAGCTCCACGAGCGGCACCGCCGGGCCGCCGGTCTCATACATCTCCCTAGGGGTACGCGACAGGTCCGGCCACTCGTCGTCCTGCGCCAACATGGCGGTACGCAGACCGCGGCGGCGCAGCACGACACCCTCCCCGGCGTCGAGGCGGCCGGCGAGCACACTGAGCAACGTGGACTTCCCGCTGCCGTTCGCCCCGGTGACCAGGAGGCGACCGGTCGCGCTCACGTCGAGCCGGTCGAGCTGGACCCGGCCGGGCACGTGCAGTCCGCGTACGGACAGCAACGGGCCGTCGTCGGGATCGGCCGACGCCGTCATCGCCGGAGCCCGGAACTCCAGGGGCGCTGGAGGTTTCCGGATCTGCTCCCGTTCGAGCACCGTGAGCCGTTGCTGCGCGTTGCGTACCCGTCGGGAGACCACGGCCTCGATCGCGCGGGCCTTGGCGAAGGCGATGTTCTTGTCACCGTCGCGGGGCGCGCGCCCGCTGTGGCCGACCTGGCGCGCGGTCACGCGGACCGCGTGCCGCAGCAGGTTGATCTCGTCCTGCTGAGCGAGGAAGGCCTGCTCCCATCGGGCCCGTTCGGCCCGTTTCGCCGACAGGTAGTCCGTGTAGGTGCCCCGGTAGCGGGTCGGCCCGCGCCGGCCGGTCATGTGCTGAGCCGGATCGAGGTCCACGATGTCGGTGCACACCTCGTCGAGGAACACCCGGTCGTGGCTGGCGACCACGACGACGCCGGGCAGCGCACGCAACCGCTCCTCGACGAACGCGACCGCCTCGTCGTCGAGGTGGTTGGTCGGCTCGTCGAGCAGCAGCGCCGACGGCTGCCGGACCAGCAGCGCGGCGAGCGCCACCCGGGACCGTTGACCGCCCGACATCTCGCCGAGCCGCCGGTCGCGGCCGAGCGCCGCCAGGCCGAGACCGTGCAGCACTTCGTCGGCGCGGCGGTCGGCGTCCCAAGCTCCGATCTCTTCGGCCCGGGTCAGCGCCTCACCGTAGACGTCGACCGCCGCGGAGTCGTCGGCCGCCCGCTGGGCGGCCTCCTCCAGCAGGGCGAGCACGGCCCGGCTTTCGGCCAGGGCTTCGGCGATCACGTCGCCGACCGTGTCCGTGGCGACGAACGGCAGCTCCTGGTGGAGCAGACCGAGGTCCGGCGGCCGGACGATCTCGCCGGCGTCCGGAGTGTCCACTCCGGCCAGCAGCCGCAGCAGGGTGGACTTCCCGGCGCCGTTCTCGCCGACCAGGCCGATGCGCTGGCCGGGCGAGGCGGTC
This genomic interval carries:
- a CDS encoding NUDIX hydrolase, giving the protein MGEHELRDEVLAAAAAWVWTPYDATVATSDDVTVVVHEGKGTVQRADGADPARLVTQALRLTGANGGEAVVFVVHPLTTPAHLGDELTRRGSEIVGEHDICAYDLSEGLPELAAPADVTIERVDTPEQLAEAYAVAAEAFGQPLPSPEFAAGEAAELAQQIAAGAGRTIFRYLARIDGRAVGSAGLTMDDGVAKLWGGGVLADTRGRGAYRALLAVRLAQAATLAARFALTRARIGTSSPILRRAGFVAYGREVQHQLPVRRASAEHYRSLPHKILGSGAVFFDESGRVLIVEPSYKDHWEIPGGVVERNEPPLAGAHREVLEELSLDRSLGRLLVVDWSPPRGRRTVDLMAFVFDGGVLTEADVAAIRLQPEELRGYRFCRIDDEVNETAGLLPPILTKRVAAAVRARAAGVTVYLESGDPIDGTVTPSQG
- a CDS encoding polysaccharide deacetylase family protein yields the protein MPPIRSRRLVPALLGALVAVTVLLTGCTGSPRSAPPGQTEPASPTPELSSAVPSPSAAESPSPSPTPSPTRKPSPKPSPTKSRTESGALSCKSTVPLVRSPASGHGPAGSVSVTGTQNVALTFDDGPDPINTPKMLDMLKQCGVKATFCLVGFRARDHPDLVRRIVAEGHTVCNHSWQHLLDLADDKRTDAYIKRDLEHTNEVIHAAAPDAKIRYFRAPGGNFTPRLVQIAKDLGMTSIYWSLDPRDWESSKYGTGSSMTNHVISAVESGVRPGSIVLSHDNGKPTTIAAYRVLLPWLKARFRLIALPTDT
- a CDS encoding RNA ligase family protein; the encoded protein is MIKYPRTPHLAGSRLQPGDHDLAQAPFAAVRGRHLVVEEKLDGANAGISFDAGGRLRLQSRGHYLTGGPREKQFAPLKSWAATVADRLRPVLGDRFVLYGEWLYAKHTVFYDALPHYFCEFDVFDVRTSEFLSTPRRRELLAGLPITSVPVLREGRFTAASELTALVGPSTCRTSAWRENLRAAAVEAGTDADRVVAETDRADDMEGLYLKVEEGGQVVERYKWVRASFLTAILDSGTHWADRPIVPNRLADPEALYAHL
- a CDS encoding AAA family ATPase; its protein translation is MPIFDDLCPRGPEWTVDWPRLRAAFAWLRRLEGVEQDPRHHAEGDVATHTRMAAEVLTSLPSWRALEPDHRVRLFAAVLLHDVAKPFCTQTEADGSVTAHGHSRRGELLARRLLWELDAPLGFREHVAALVRHHQVPFWALERDDLEEIVLRVSITARNDDLAMLATADILGRICGDASSVLDNIALFREYCADLGVLDRPWPFANDHARYAYFATPGRDPRWAAYDDTTFTVTVLSGLPGVGKDHFVSGLDLPVISLDALRATLGVRPTAPQGPVLAAARSAARTLLRTRTPFVWNATNVSRQVREQIVSLAAGYGARVHVVSLEAPPGVISARNSARTSPVPAAAVERMIGRWETPDLTEAHAVSWIDTRV
- a CDS encoding tyrosine-type recombinase/integrase codes for the protein MEIVPRSGSGALMHPVQEYADFTEAWLHNRRLSEHTRDAYRRDVTSFLAWCGEHDIDPRSVKFTHVNEYARALEAAVDPRTGKPLAPTTIARKLSGLSSWYDFLLKLEAVTANPVGGADRPQVSRDHSTTIGMSPAEVDAILRAAKADGVRAYAIIALLADLGLRVSEVCGLDLDDLGHERGHRTIRFVGKGGRPRRRALAPGTAAALDAYLDSRAALAGVAVDELTGPVFVTTTGAPVDRHAVKRLIPQLAKRAGIPSAEHLSPHSLRHAFATTARAEGVPLEDVQDAMGHADPRTTRRYDRDRHNLDRDPSYAIWAARARRTSSPSAEAAPGAPSGDA
- a CDS encoding ANTAR domain-containing protein is translated as MTDQTRVARAFAGIARCVLAESSAAEVLQVFADSCAAAVGVPSVGVSVGPVGDCPHVMAASDERAYVLEDVAAGDGPTPARYVRAYGRSLVNTRLLPHDGRWPAVAERALAAGIGLVTVLPLRDADEILGTVTLYCEDWVGLEVPRIEVAEALAVTASAVLIEARRRDAAAARARRLSVALDQRVRIEQAVGRLAERWNVTPDEAYERMRRDAEERDVPLETLAREAAAVDRW
- a CDS encoding ANTAR domain-containing protein, which gives rise to MTSSDQLRAAILLAAAMAEHERQCAERSLRFAERHEGLLDTGSAEQRKLHERMSAINRGSAERHLATRRIHLAHAERLRNWRLDDPLGVEPFMSAMAEIVGAPTALTLVGSSLAQAYASASDGVAEAAQDLELMLSEGPMTDAVRAGEPAVAEVGSRSDAQRWPLYLPALADLGVREVIAVPVGSRWSRLGALAVFGPGHAGAIVRRLGQVADALTQSVLLASDSAGGFPYLTFFSAGSGRSTIHRAVGMLCERMGCGPADALALLRARAFTAGLAVETVASGVVRREITLD
- a CDS encoding ABC-F family ATP-binding cassette domain-containing protein; amino-acid sequence: MSTNPFLVARDLVKFYGPRAVLDGVHLTASPGQRIGLVGENGAGKSTLLRLLAGVDTPDAGEIVRPPDLGLLHQELPFVATDTVGDVIAEALAESRAVLALLEEAAQRAADDSAAVDVYGEALTRAEEIGAWDADRRADEVLHGLGLAALGRDRRLGEMSGGQRSRVALAALLVRQPSALLLDEPTNHLDDEAVAFVEERLRALPGVVVVASHDRVFLDEVCTDIVDLDPAQHMTGRRGPTRYRGTYTDYLSAKRAERARWEQAFLAQQDEINLLRHAVRVTARQVGHSGRAPRDGDKNIAFAKARAIEAVVSRRVRNAQQRLTVLEREQIRKPPAPLEFRAPAMTASADPDDGPLLSVRGLHVPGRVQLDRLDVSATGRLLVTGANGSGKSTLLSVLAGRLDAGEGVVLRRRGLRTAMLAQDDEWPDLSRTPREMYETGGPAVPLVELGLVAPRDLDRPVGALSVGQRRRVALALLLARPPHLLLLDEPTNHISLALADELEQALGTAPGAVVIASHDRWLRRRWAGPELALPERQVSPV